The Hymenobacter baengnokdamensis genome includes a region encoding these proteins:
- a CDS encoding glycosyltransferase family 1 protein, whose translation MPLSTPAEAPVRAAATAPAAGQADATPFTYLLPDLVCFAHLHWDFVWQRPQHLLSRFAQHGRVFYVEDAFFHADDLIEPHLEVKERQNGVKVLVVHLPNRLRGDDTASDQAQVAVLKKFFADNGIDTYAFWIYTPMAMSRAREFHPVLTVYDCMDELAQFKFAPPALRQREQELFRQADLVFTGGQRLYEAKREQHDDAHAFPSSIDKEHFGQARNPKLAEPADQAGIAHPRIGFFGVVDERLDIELLGQLATNHPQWQFVIIGPVVKIDPATLPHNENIHYLGGKNYQELPAYLRGWDVATLLFARNESTEFISPTKTPEYLAAGRPVVSTSIRDVVRPYGDLNLVQIADDPKDFGKAIAYALEQGKDADWRTRTDDYLATISWDLTWQNMVNLMQKRLLAKKA comes from the coding sequence ATGCCGCTTTCTACTCCGGCGGAGGCACCTGTGCGTGCCGCCGCTACCGCTCCGGCTGCGGGCCAAGCCGACGCTACCCCTTTTACGTATCTACTGCCCGACCTGGTTTGCTTTGCACACCTGCATTGGGATTTTGTGTGGCAGCGCCCGCAGCACCTGCTCTCACGCTTTGCCCAGCACGGCCGGGTTTTTTACGTAGAAGATGCCTTCTTTCATGCCGACGACCTCATTGAGCCGCACCTGGAAGTGAAGGAGCGCCAGAATGGCGTGAAAGTATTGGTTGTACATCTACCCAATCGCCTGCGCGGCGACGACACTGCCAGTGACCAGGCACAGGTAGCGGTGCTGAAGAAGTTTTTTGCTGATAACGGCATCGATACCTACGCTTTCTGGATTTATACGCCCATGGCCATGAGCCGGGCGCGGGAGTTTCACCCGGTGCTCACCGTGTACGACTGCATGGATGAGCTGGCCCAGTTTAAGTTTGCCCCGCCCGCACTGCGCCAGCGCGAGCAGGAGCTGTTTCGGCAGGCCGACCTCGTCTTTACCGGCGGCCAGCGTCTGTACGAAGCCAAGCGCGAGCAGCACGACGATGCCCATGCCTTCCCGAGCAGCATCGACAAAGAGCACTTCGGCCAGGCCCGCAACCCCAAGCTGGCTGAGCCGGCCGACCAGGCCGGTATCGCGCACCCGCGCATTGGCTTCTTTGGCGTCGTCGATGAGCGCCTCGATATCGAGCTGCTGGGCCAGCTCGCTACGAACCATCCCCAGTGGCAGTTCGTTATCATCGGACCAGTAGTGAAGATTGACCCCGCCACGCTGCCGCATAATGAGAATATTCACTATCTGGGGGGCAAAAACTATCAGGAGCTGCCCGCTTATCTGCGCGGCTGGGACGTAGCCACGCTGCTCTTTGCCCGCAACGAAAGCACGGAATTTATCTCGCCCACCAAAACGCCCGAATACCTGGCGGCCGGCCGGCCGGTAGTAAGCACCAGCATCCGCGACGTGGTGCGGCCCTACGGCGACCTCAACCTGGTGCAGATTGCCGACGACCCGAAGGACTTCGGAAAAGCCATCGCCTACGCCCTGGAGCAGGGGAAAGATGCCGATTGGCGCACCCGCACCGACGACTACCTCGCTACTATCTCCTGGGACCTCACTTGGCAAAATATGGTGAACCTGATGCAGAAGCGCCTGCTTGCCAAAAAAGCCTGA